Proteins encoded by one window of Thalassoroseus pseudoceratinae:
- a CDS encoding Mrp/NBP35 family ATP-binding protein yields MTHSFTESDLLQTAGKTVDPVFQQPLSTLRTLKEASIADGRITITVELPLYGYPQKDELTTAIQKTIADAHSDAGEVTVDYTVKVRGKDSGGSIGLKVKNVIAVGSGKGGVGKSTMAASIAYGLKELGASVGLMDADVYGPSIPHMLNVEGQPAASEPSPGVMRIEPNVAEGGVKVMSIGFFVKPDQAVVWRGPMLHKTLTQFLKDVEWGELDYLIIDMPPGTGDVSLTLSQLLGLAGAVIVCTPQQVALLDAVKAISMFNQVRIPVLGIVENMSGDVFGRGGACEKAKEMDVPFLGEMPIDAQVRIQGDAGNMAKLFDEDSSAREPLMNISQQVALGVAKKLLEGGSMPTLEIL; encoded by the coding sequence ATGACTCACTCATTCACCGAATCAGACTTGTTGCAAACCGCCGGCAAAACGGTCGACCCGGTCTTTCAGCAGCCGCTCTCGACGTTAAGAACGCTGAAAGAGGCGTCGATCGCTGACGGACGGATTACGATCACCGTTGAACTTCCACTCTACGGCTACCCGCAAAAGGACGAGTTGACGACGGCAATTCAAAAGACCATCGCGGACGCCCATTCGGATGCGGGTGAAGTCACCGTCGATTACACAGTCAAAGTGCGGGGCAAGGACAGTGGCGGTTCGATCGGGCTAAAGGTCAAGAACGTCATCGCGGTTGGCAGCGGCAAGGGGGGCGTTGGCAAGAGCACCATGGCGGCATCGATCGCGTATGGCCTCAAAGAATTGGGTGCGTCGGTCGGTTTGATGGATGCCGATGTTTACGGCCCGAGCATTCCACATATGTTGAACGTCGAAGGTCAACCCGCCGCGAGTGAACCGTCACCGGGCGTGATGCGAATCGAGCCAAATGTGGCCGAAGGCGGCGTGAAAGTCATGTCGATCGGCTTCTTCGTCAAGCCGGATCAAGCGGTCGTCTGGCGTGGGCCGATGTTGCACAAAACGCTGACTCAGTTCCTCAAAGACGTGGAATGGGGCGAGCTGGATTATCTCATCATCGACATGCCACCGGGGACCGGTGATGTCTCGTTGACGCTATCGCAACTGCTCGGATTGGCGGGAGCCGTCATCGTCTGCACCCCGCAACAGGTCGCGTTGTTGGATGCCGTCAAAGCCATCAGCATGTTCAACCAAGTTCGTATTCCTGTGTTGGGAATCGTCGAAAACATGAGTGGCGACGTCTTCGGTCGCGGTGGGGCCTGCGAGAAAGCCAAAGAAATGGACGTTCCGTTTCTCGGTGAAATGCCCATCGACGCCCAGGTTCGGATTCAAGGCGATGCCGGGAACATGGCGAAACTGTTCGACGAAGACAGCTCGGCTCGTGAGCCGCTGATGAACATCTCGCAACAGGTCGCGTTAGGAGTCGCCAAGAAACTCCTCGAAGGTGGCAGCATGCCGACCTTGGAAATTCTTTAG
- a CDS encoding response regulator, which produces MNGTLIVFEKKPWWLPELQRQFLVEDVRIRSCSRLQDLPQLTKPNSSMPVSPPVVILNLDDQPANCLQFLGQYASRPTWDCPVLVIASTAFRELELPIRELGATEFLLKPLAGDRLGQWCRRQLRASTNSPPIETKFPR; this is translated from the coding sequence ATGAACGGAACCCTCATCGTCTTCGAGAAAAAGCCGTGGTGGCTCCCGGAATTGCAACGGCAATTCTTGGTTGAAGACGTGCGAATTCGATCCTGCAGTCGACTTCAGGACTTACCTCAATTGACGAAGCCCAATTCGTCGATGCCGGTGAGCCCACCAGTTGTCATTTTGAATTTGGACGACCAGCCGGCGAATTGTCTGCAGTTCCTCGGCCAATACGCGAGTCGCCCGACGTGGGATTGTCCGGTCCTGGTGATTGCTTCGACAGCCTTCCGTGAATTGGAACTGCCGATTCGAGAACTTGGTGCCACGGAATTCCTTCTCAAGCCCCTCGCAGGTGACCGACTTGGGCAATGGTGCCGCCGTCAACTGCGGGCGTCGACAAACAGTCCTCCTATCGAGACGAAATTTCCGCGATGA
- a CDS encoding Gfo/Idh/MocA family oxidoreductase, which yields MSIQKTLCWPLACVAALLYLETPCQAQEKDAKAQAKPAGRVSGFPDWVTSVQFSPDGKLVAAGSYDEVKLVDSETKAPVAKLEVSGQAQSLAFSPDGKTLAVGAFRGIELWDVAQRKRVDTLNGHAGYVMSLTFSSDGTELVSGAEDGTVRVWDVESRKAVRTIEGFDHPVMGVALSPDGRRLATASGDETRVTQPGPVRVWNMEDGAEVEVNLPPHEKYATSVTYSPDGRWLISTGADEKCNVYNTATGKALGFFAGHGRPVNAVVFADRSETVVSVAGGRAKGGDLVMVWNREDGEELARIEAHKGKITSCDLSSDGKTLVTGSYDQTIAFWDLDPVLPEIDETVLAAAADKPWKLAGRDNLKAGIIGLDTSHVLAFTKMLNAEDKEAPFTGIRVVAAYPKGSPDIESSTSRVPMYTRTVKEQGVEIVDSIEALLPKVDVIFLETNDGRPHLEQVLPVLKAGIPVFVDKPVAGSLADAIAIYKAAEHYDVPVFSSSSLRYSGGAQEVLAGKIGKVKEATAYSPCSLEPTHPDLFWYGIHGVELLFTVMGPEVESVRRVESNRKRDVVEGKWSDGREGVFEGYRIGKKGYGGTAIGENGTAELGPYKGYQPLLEDILRFFRTGEPSVTPKETLAIYAFMEAADESKRQGGVAVSISSVMKLAEKEADAKLEELLED from the coding sequence ATGTCCATTCAGAAGACCTTGTGTTGGCCGCTAGCATGTGTCGCGGCCCTTCTTTATCTCGAAACTCCGTGCCAAGCCCAGGAAAAAGACGCGAAAGCCCAGGCAAAGCCCGCAGGACGGGTTTCGGGATTTCCCGATTGGGTCACAAGCGTGCAATTCTCACCCGACGGCAAACTTGTCGCGGCTGGAAGTTACGATGAAGTCAAATTAGTCGACAGCGAGACCAAAGCTCCGGTTGCCAAACTTGAGGTTTCCGGACAGGCTCAGTCTTTGGCGTTCTCGCCGGATGGCAAAACACTCGCGGTCGGTGCTTTCCGTGGAATTGAACTCTGGGATGTCGCCCAACGCAAACGAGTCGACACGCTCAACGGTCACGCCGGTTATGTGATGTCGTTGACCTTCTCAAGCGATGGAACCGAATTGGTCAGCGGAGCGGAAGACGGGACCGTCCGCGTTTGGGACGTCGAATCGCGGAAAGCGGTCCGCACCATTGAAGGATTCGATCACCCGGTGATGGGAGTGGCCCTTTCTCCCGATGGCAGACGTCTGGCAACCGCCTCCGGTGATGAAACCCGTGTCACGCAACCTGGCCCGGTTCGGGTTTGGAATATGGAGGATGGAGCCGAGGTGGAAGTCAATCTTCCACCACATGAAAAATACGCCACCAGTGTGACTTACTCGCCGGATGGCCGGTGGTTGATCTCCACAGGGGCCGACGAAAAGTGCAACGTCTACAACACCGCGACCGGTAAAGCGTTGGGATTTTTCGCGGGACATGGCCGCCCGGTGAATGCGGTTGTGTTTGCTGACCGCTCGGAAACTGTGGTCAGTGTGGCCGGTGGACGAGCCAAAGGCGGAGATTTGGTGATGGTTTGGAACCGTGAAGACGGTGAAGAATTGGCGCGAATCGAAGCCCACAAAGGAAAAATTACGAGCTGTGATTTGTCGTCGGATGGCAAGACCCTTGTCACTGGCAGTTATGACCAAACGATTGCATTCTGGGACCTGGACCCCGTGCTACCGGAGATTGACGAAACCGTGTTAGCTGCCGCTGCAGACAAACCTTGGAAATTGGCTGGACGTGATAATCTGAAAGCCGGAATCATCGGGCTCGACACGTCACACGTGCTTGCTTTCACCAAAATGCTGAATGCTGAAGACAAGGAAGCACCGTTCACGGGCATACGCGTCGTGGCTGCATACCCAAAAGGGAGCCCCGATATTGAATCTTCGACTTCGCGGGTTCCAATGTATACTCGCACGGTGAAGGAGCAGGGAGTCGAGATTGTCGATTCGATTGAAGCGTTGCTTCCAAAGGTCGACGTGATTTTCCTCGAAACCAACGATGGCCGTCCGCACCTGGAGCAAGTCCTCCCGGTGCTGAAAGCCGGCATTCCTGTTTTCGTCGACAAACCTGTGGCCGGTTCGTTGGCCGATGCAATTGCGATTTACAAAGCTGCGGAGCACTACGATGTGCCCGTGTTTTCGTCGTCGTCGCTTCGGTATTCCGGTGGGGCTCAAGAGGTGTTGGCGGGCAAGATTGGGAAGGTCAAAGAAGCCACCGCATACAGTCCCTGCTCGCTTGAGCCTACGCATCCCGATCTGTTCTGGTATGGAATTCACGGCGTCGAACTGTTGTTCACGGTGATGGGGCCGGAAGTCGAATCCGTCCGTCGGGTCGAGAGTAACCGAAAACGAGACGTAGTCGAAGGCAAGTGGTCCGATGGTCGTGAAGGTGTGTTCGAAGGCTACCGAATTGGCAAGAAAGGTTACGGCGGAACCGCGATCGGCGAAAACGGCACCGCGGAACTCGGGCCGTATAAAGGTTATCAGCCGCTGCTGGAAGACATCCTGCGATTCTTCCGAACGGGCGAACCGTCTGTGACTCCGAAAGAAACGTTGGCAATCTACGCGTTCATGGAAGCTGCCGACGAAAGCAAACGCCAAGGCGGTGTGGCTGTCAGTATCAGCAGTGTCATGAAACTCGCTGAGAAAGAAGCCGACGCCAAACTGGAAGAATTGCTTGAAGATTAA
- the acs gene encoding acetate--CoA ligase has product MSAPADERIESVLQETRMFPPPADFAAQANISSEEQYQAMCQKAKDDPAGFWGEMAENLDWFKTWDTVLEGDMPETKWFSGGQINASYNCLDRHLKTWRKNKAAIIWEGEPGDTRTLTYQELHREVCKFANVLKKLGVETGDRVTLYMPMIPELAIAMLACARIGATHSIIFGGFSADAIADRNNDAQSKVVITADGGWRRGKEIALKQNVDTSLEKSSSVEKVVVVNRVGCDVEMVPDRDYWWHELMDDVSADCPATPLDSEHPLFILYTSGSTGKPKGVMHSTGGYMLGAMLTTNWVFDLKEEDTYWCTADIGWITGHSYIVYGPLANGTTTLMYEGAPNWPDEGRFWEIVEKYQVNIFYTAPTAIRAFIKWGDEFPNRYDLSSLRLLGTVGEPINPEAWMWYHKVIGREKCPIVDTWWQTETGGIMLSPLPGITSTTPGSCTRPLPGVVPDIVNETGESQPENSGGLLVMTQPWPHMLRTLYGDHDRFIETYFSKIDGCYFAGDGARRDDNGYYWVMGRVDDVLNVSGHRLSTMEIESALVSHPEVAEAAVVGFPHDLKGEGICCFVTLKSGNGSDELLKELTQHVRGQIGAIATPDQIRFAAAVPKTRSGKIMRRLLRDIAAGRESAGDTTTLEDRSVLEKLMAKEDSE; this is encoded by the coding sequence ATGAGCGCTCCCGCTGATGAACGGATCGAAAGTGTCCTTCAAGAAACGCGGATGTTCCCCCCGCCAGCGGATTTCGCCGCCCAGGCGAACATTTCGTCCGAAGAACAATACCAAGCCATGTGCCAGAAGGCCAAAGACGACCCCGCCGGTTTCTGGGGTGAAATGGCCGAAAACTTGGATTGGTTCAAGACGTGGGATACCGTCCTCGAAGGCGATATGCCCGAAACCAAGTGGTTCTCGGGCGGGCAAATCAATGCGTCTTACAATTGTCTCGATCGGCACTTGAAGACGTGGCGAAAAAACAAAGCAGCCATCATCTGGGAAGGCGAACCCGGTGATACGCGGACGTTGACGTATCAAGAATTGCATCGCGAAGTCTGCAAGTTCGCAAATGTTCTGAAGAAGCTGGGTGTCGAGACCGGCGACCGCGTGACACTCTACATGCCAATGATTCCGGAACTGGCGATCGCAATGCTCGCTTGTGCCCGAATTGGAGCGACACACTCGATCATCTTCGGTGGCTTCAGTGCCGACGCCATTGCCGACCGCAACAACGACGCGCAATCGAAAGTTGTCATTACCGCCGATGGTGGTTGGCGACGAGGCAAAGAGATTGCTTTGAAACAGAATGTCGACACGAGCTTGGAGAAATCCTCCTCGGTCGAAAAAGTTGTGGTCGTCAACCGTGTCGGCTGTGATGTCGAGATGGTGCCTGACCGTGATTACTGGTGGCACGAGTTGATGGACGACGTGTCCGCCGATTGCCCCGCCACACCGCTCGACAGCGAACACCCGCTGTTCATTCTTTACACCTCCGGTTCCACAGGCAAACCAAAAGGTGTGATGCACTCCACCGGCGGCTACATGCTCGGTGCAATGCTCACCACGAACTGGGTGTTCGACCTCAAGGAAGAAGACACGTACTGGTGCACCGCCGATATCGGTTGGATCACCGGTCACAGCTACATCGTGTACGGACCGTTGGCCAACGGAACCACCACGCTGATGTACGAAGGCGCTCCCAACTGGCCGGATGAAGGTCGATTCTGGGAAATCGTTGAAAAATACCAAGTCAACATTTTCTACACTGCGCCAACTGCCATTCGCGCGTTCATCAAATGGGGAGACGAGTTCCCGAATCGTTACGATTTGTCGAGCTTGCGGTTGCTCGGAACCGTTGGTGAGCCGATCAACCCGGAAGCATGGATGTGGTATCACAAGGTGATCGGACGGGAAAAGTGCCCGATCGTCGATACGTGGTGGCAAACGGAAACCGGCGGGATCATGCTGTCTCCATTACCGGGCATTACATCGACGACGCCGGGAAGTTGTACCCGTCCGCTACCGGGAGTTGTGCCGGACATCGTCAACGAAACCGGCGAAAGCCAACCGGAAAACTCGGGCGGTTTGCTCGTCATGACGCAACCGTGGCCGCACATGCTCCGCACGCTTTACGGCGATCACGATCGGTTCATCGAAACGTACTTCAGCAAGATTGATGGCTGTTACTTTGCGGGTGACGGTGCCCGTCGCGATGATAACGGCTACTACTGGGTGATGGGTCGCGTGGATGACGTGTTGAACGTCTCCGGGCACCGGTTAAGCACGATGGAAATCGAAAGTGCGTTGGTCAGCCATCCGGAAGTTGCGGAAGCGGCGGTAGTCGGATTCCCGCACGATCTCAAAGGCGAAGGAATCTGCTGTTTCGTCACGCTCAAGAGCGGCAACGGCAGCGATGAGCTGCTAAAAGAACTGACGCAACACGTTCGCGGCCAGATCGGCGCTATCGCGACGCCGGACCAAATCCGATTCGCGGCTGCCGTTCCGAAGACGCGAAGTGGTAAGATCATGCGGCGACTTCTTCGCGACATCGCCGCCGGTCGTGAAAGTGCCGGGGATACGACCACGCTCGAAGATCGCAGTGTCTTGGAGAAACTCATGGCCAAGGAAGATTCCGAGTAA
- a CDS encoding HD domain-containing protein: MVRDFTTESLSHDPIHGYIPFISPNGLPSDEVAEQQIIDHPWVQRLRKIHQLQTAWWVFPSAEHMRFQHVLGAMHLASQVIDAWYDSLADSCANVPSRGYVECLVRMSALLHDVGHGPFGHFFDDHYLSQWDVTHEDIGSHIILHHLGDLLRGVRRCPGAQLQPLEELDPAQIAWLIRRPKHADDEGHPDWLCKLRALFSGIYTVDNMDFVLRDAYMSGYSLRAFDLSRLLHYTFFTPAGLTIHSRGLPTLINFIETRANLFRTIYFHRTVRALDLALEELFPETMARLFPGNPLEHLDAYQAFTEFSFLVDVDRFSDSDDPATRELGNQWDQILERQVPWKMACERTINFHVGTSEQTSIFGESDIIERRLRRNLPAEIRDIPLAFDVARHYHRPNARLPTAGLNFLLDPAYDGPRMLSDDELFRALPTSFLIFRVYSRDHQYDPALNVALDSVVGATTDAKTNM; encoded by the coding sequence ATGGTTCGCGACTTCACCACCGAAAGCCTCTCGCACGACCCCATTCACGGCTATATCCCCTTCATTTCTCCGAACGGTTTGCCAAGCGACGAGGTCGCTGAGCAGCAGATTATCGATCACCCATGGGTGCAACGGCTTCGAAAAATTCATCAGCTCCAAACCGCGTGGTGGGTGTTTCCGTCCGCCGAACATATGCGGTTTCAACACGTGCTCGGAGCGATGCACTTGGCATCGCAGGTGATTGACGCTTGGTATGATTCCCTCGCCGACTCATGTGCCAACGTGCCGTCCCGTGGATACGTGGAATGCCTCGTTCGGATGTCCGCCTTGCTCCATGATGTGGGGCACGGTCCGTTCGGGCACTTCTTTGATGACCACTACCTGTCGCAATGGGACGTCACGCACGAGGACATCGGCTCGCACATTATCCTCCACCATCTAGGGGATCTGTTGCGTGGTGTTCGGAGATGTCCCGGGGCTCAGTTGCAACCGCTTGAAGAACTTGATCCGGCGCAAATCGCCTGGCTAATCCGACGACCGAAACATGCCGATGACGAAGGCCATCCCGATTGGCTGTGCAAGCTGCGAGCGCTCTTCAGCGGAATCTACACCGTCGACAATATGGACTTCGTGCTCCGCGATGCGTACATGTCCGGCTACAGCTTAAGGGCGTTCGACCTGTCGCGGTTGCTACATTACACATTCTTTACGCCGGCCGGACTGACGATTCATTCACGCGGATTGCCAACGTTAATCAACTTCATCGAGACACGAGCGAACCTGTTCCGCACCATCTATTTTCACCGCACAGTGCGGGCGTTGGATCTGGCGTTGGAAGAACTCTTTCCAGAGACGATGGCTCGTTTGTTCCCCGGTAATCCATTGGAACATCTCGACGCGTATCAAGCTTTCACGGAGTTTTCGTTTCTCGTCGATGTCGATCGTTTTTCCGACAGTGACGACCCTGCGACGCGTGAACTTGGGAATCAATGGGATCAAATCTTGGAACGACAAGTGCCGTGGAAGATGGCGTGCGAACGCACCATCAATTTTCATGTGGGGACGTCTGAGCAAACCTCGATCTTTGGGGAATCCGATATCATCGAACGGCGATTGCGGCGAAATCTGCCGGCCGAAATTCGCGATATTCCATTGGCGTTCGATGTCGCTCGGCATTATCACCGACCAAACGCCCGGTTGCCGACGGCTGGGCTCAATTTCCTTCTCGACCCCGCCTACGATGGACCGCGAATGCTGAGTGATGATGAATTGTTTCGAGCGTTGCCGACGAGTTTTCTGATCTTCCGTGTTTACTCACGGGATCACCAATATGATCCCGCTTTGAACGTGGCGCTCGATTCCGTGGTTGGGGCAACCACAGATGCAAAGACGAACATGTAG
- the murJ gene encoding murein biosynthesis integral membrane protein MurJ: MNQESESSEPSTKPQNSLRAVSSVTLLSTVHLGLQFCLQLFVAWFYGAGQDVDAYVAAMTMPAIISAVLCGPLPSAFVPVFAERAHTHGPANANRLIVQTQFLVCGVMGLLSLVLFLAAEWWIAILFPGFESTQTGLAAELLRIVCWLTLLNSLTNFLYAVCQARGEFTRPPLASVTGLILTLGLLGFGREDWSIHAVAWSVVSGTILTVLILLPQLFGNWRCTLSTSDAGVNRVLRLLWPLILAGVYFRVEPLVDRYLASSMDAGGVARLGYASRVANALALLIPSGIIAVIFPAIAARAAERDWGKLQSEISRSIRFLLFLAIPVAAAIIVHASSIVLTLFEHGEFLPEDTIVVASLLTGYCGLIVGFGLSEILARSLHAMQDVRTPVVCSFIALAIGVGLKFLLVPRFGLIAITYVTSLAILLNVVFLAIALLRRFHDSRIGQGVFRTLIHTVIASAMACFVTKTIANPTTPSQTIGLAVLGSAIYLGIMMIFKNEFLIAACHAIRIRLLR, from the coding sequence ATGAATCAAGAGTCAGAGTCCTCTGAACCATCGACGAAACCGCAGAACTCGCTCCGGGCGGTTTCGTCGGTAACGTTGTTATCGACGGTGCATCTCGGGCTGCAATTTTGCTTGCAGTTATTCGTGGCGTGGTTTTATGGCGCTGGTCAAGACGTCGATGCGTACGTGGCTGCCATGACAATGCCGGCGATCATTAGTGCCGTGCTGTGCGGGCCGCTTCCGTCCGCTTTTGTCCCGGTGTTTGCGGAGCGAGCACATACACATGGCCCAGCGAACGCCAACCGCCTGATCGTGCAAACGCAGTTTCTGGTCTGTGGAGTGATGGGGTTGCTCAGTCTCGTGCTGTTTCTCGCAGCTGAGTGGTGGATCGCAATTCTGTTTCCAGGGTTTGAATCCACGCAAACGGGACTCGCCGCGGAATTACTTCGGATCGTCTGCTGGCTAACACTATTGAATAGTCTGACGAACTTCCTCTATGCCGTTTGCCAAGCTCGGGGTGAGTTCACACGCCCTCCGTTGGCCAGCGTGACCGGATTGATTCTCACGCTGGGACTTCTCGGATTCGGTCGCGAAGACTGGAGCATCCATGCGGTGGCGTGGTCTGTTGTCTCTGGGACCATCCTGACGGTGCTCATTCTTCTCCCGCAACTGTTCGGAAATTGGAGATGTACGCTTAGCACCAGCGATGCCGGCGTGAACCGCGTCCTGCGATTACTCTGGCCGTTGATTCTGGCTGGAGTCTATTTCCGCGTTGAACCATTAGTCGACCGTTATTTGGCATCAAGTATGGACGCGGGAGGCGTGGCTCGTTTGGGTTATGCGTCCCGTGTCGCCAATGCATTGGCGTTGCTCATTCCGAGTGGCATCATCGCGGTCATATTTCCCGCCATCGCAGCTCGAGCTGCCGAGCGTGATTGGGGCAAACTTCAATCGGAGATCTCTCGGTCAATTCGGTTCTTGTTATTCCTCGCGATCCCCGTCGCCGCCGCCATCATCGTTCATGCATCGTCGATTGTCCTCACCCTGTTCGAACACGGGGAATTCCTCCCAGAAGACACGATCGTCGTCGCATCACTGCTCACGGGATATTGCGGACTGATCGTGGGGTTCGGCCTCAGTGAGATTCTCGCGCGATCCCTGCATGCCATGCAAGACGTCCGCACACCAGTTGTGTGCAGTTTTATTGCGTTGGCTATCGGAGTCGGACTGAAGTTTTTGCTCGTCCCCCGTTTCGGTCTTATCGCCATCACTTACGTCACTTCTCTCGCCATCCTCTTGAATGTGGTTTTTCTGGCAATTGCCCTGCTCCGCCGGTTCCACGATTCGAGAATTGGACAGGGCGTGTTCAGAACCCTGATTCACACTGTTATTGCGTCGGCGATGGCGTGTTTCGTTACAAAGACGATCGCCAATCCCACGACACCCAGCCAGACAATCGGACTCGCGGTATTGGGCAGTGCGATTTATCTTGGCATCATGATGATCTTCAAGAACGAATTCTTGATCGCAGCGTGTCACGCAATTCGAATCAGATTGCTACGATGA
- a CDS encoding outer membrane protein assembly factor BamB family protein, with amino-acid sequence MRSSVGICLTILGLATTSTIHAENWPQWRGPQGNSHSNASNVAVRWDDSSNNVTKVKLPEWGTSTPAIWDDAVFLTSEADGQLLLIRIDSETAEVDWTKPVGKGIAKRKGEGKRSTKFHNLHNLASPSPITDGERVVVHFGNGLLASYRFDGSLEWERNLVDDFGEYTIWWGHANSPVFYGDLVISVCMQDPLDGVDGTGKFDVPNYVVAHDKRTGKQVWKTARYTGAHAEEGDSYTTPVFHQTSDGPQMIIMGGNVLDSYDPRTGEKQWSLPGLVGGRTITGPTLHDGIVYTTVGMRGPLHAIEIPKQPGTLSESNIQWKITPSTPDTCCPVVVNGLVFIVTDNGIASCLDAETGKQHWRERLPGGNYKASPIVADGNVYFLSREGHGTIIKAAKEFQVVAKNKLDDEFVGSPAVADGTLYLRGKQFLYMIRP; translated from the coding sequence ATGCGTTCGTCGGTTGGAATCTGTTTGACGATCCTCGGTCTCGCGACGACATCGACAATCCACGCGGAGAATTGGCCGCAATGGCGAGGACCGCAAGGAAATAGCCACTCCAACGCGAGCAACGTTGCGGTCCGTTGGGATGATTCGTCGAACAACGTCACCAAGGTCAAGTTGCCCGAATGGGGAACCAGCACACCAGCCATTTGGGACGATGCGGTTTTCCTCACGTCCGAAGCGGACGGTCAACTCTTATTGATCCGGATCGATTCCGAAACCGCCGAAGTCGATTGGACGAAACCCGTCGGCAAAGGCATTGCGAAACGGAAAGGTGAGGGCAAACGCTCGACAAAATTTCACAATCTGCACAACTTGGCGAGCCCATCCCCCATTACGGATGGCGAACGTGTTGTCGTCCATTTTGGCAATGGATTGTTGGCCTCATATCGGTTTGACGGTTCGCTGGAGTGGGAGCGAAATCTCGTTGACGATTTCGGCGAATACACAATTTGGTGGGGGCATGCGAATAGCCCGGTGTTCTACGGAGATTTGGTGATTTCCGTGTGCATGCAAGACCCATTGGATGGTGTTGACGGAACGGGCAAATTCGACGTTCCGAATTACGTCGTCGCACACGACAAACGAACCGGGAAGCAGGTTTGGAAGACCGCTCGTTACACGGGAGCCCATGCCGAAGAAGGCGATTCCTACACGACTCCCGTATTCCACCAAACTTCGGATGGCCCGCAGATGATTATCATGGGCGGCAATGTGCTTGATAGCTATGATCCTCGCACCGGCGAGAAGCAGTGGAGCCTTCCAGGGTTGGTCGGCGGTCGCACGATCACCGGTCCCACATTGCACGATGGCATTGTTTACACGACGGTTGGGATGCGAGGTCCGTTGCACGCGATCGAAATTCCCAAGCAACCGGGAACGCTTTCCGAGTCCAATATCCAATGGAAAATCACCCCCAGCACGCCGGATACCTGTTGCCCGGTTGTCGTCAATGGGCTTGTGTTTATCGTTACCGATAACGGAATCGCGAGTTGTCTTGATGCCGAAACAGGCAAGCAACACTGGCGGGAGCGGTTGCCGGGCGGCAATTATAAAGCATCGCCGATCGTGGCGGACGGGAACGTGTACTTCCTTAGTCGCGAAGGCCACGGAACCATCATCAAAGCCGCCAAGGAATTTCAGGTCGTCGCGAAGAACAAACTCGACGACGAATTTGTTGGATCGCCTGCGGTTGCTGACGGCACACTGTATCTTCGTGGCAAACAATTTCTCTACATGATTCGCCCATGA
- the serC gene encoding 3-phosphoserine/phosphohydroxythreonine transaminase has translation MVDRKINFSAGPAALPLSVLEEAQEALISLDGTGIGVLEHSHRGKAFVSVYENAVKRCREVAGISDDYDILFLQGGASTQFFMVPMNFLDTDQTADYLVTGSWSQKAVKEAKKFGNVNIVCSSEDRNFCYIPKERKTSSSARYVHFTSNNTIYGTEFSTEPEVPNGAFLACDASSDIFSRPLDVNKYGMIYAGAQKNLGPSGVTLVIVRKDLVEQGKSDLPTMLQYRTHADKESMFNTPPTFGIYIISLTLKWIQEQGGLEKIGERNAAKAATLYSYLDQSQLFKATADTDSRSKMNVCFVTGDADKDAAFIKAATEAGFDGLKGHRSVGGMRASIYNAFEPQDVESLVAFMRDFEQKNG, from the coding sequence ATGGTCGATCGCAAAATCAATTTCTCCGCTGGTCCCGCTGCTCTGCCGCTTTCTGTTCTCGAAGAAGCCCAGGAAGCTTTGATTTCACTCGATGGCACCGGAATTGGCGTCCTCGAGCATTCGCATCGTGGCAAAGCCTTTGTCAGCGTCTACGAAAACGCCGTGAAACGTTGCCGCGAGGTTGCAGGAATCTCAGATGATTACGACATCCTCTTCCTGCAAGGTGGAGCGTCGACGCAGTTCTTCATGGTCCCGATGAACTTTCTAGACACCGATCAAACTGCTGACTATCTTGTCACCGGTTCTTGGTCGCAGAAAGCCGTCAAGGAAGCCAAGAAGTTCGGCAACGTGAACATTGTTTGCTCCAGCGAAGACCGCAACTTCTGCTACATTCCGAAGGAACGAAAGACCAGTTCGTCCGCCCGTTATGTGCACTTCACGTCGAACAACACCATTTACGGGACCGAGTTTTCCACGGAACCGGAAGTCCCAAATGGTGCGTTTCTCGCCTGCGATGCGAGCAGCGACATTTTCAGCCGTCCGCTGGATGTCAACAAGTATGGCATGATCTACGCAGGAGCTCAAAAGAACCTGGGGCCCAGCGGCGTGACGCTCGTGATTGTTCGGAAGGACCTCGTCGAGCAAGGCAAATCCGATTTGCCAACGATGTTGCAATATCGCACGCATGCCGACAAAGAGTCGATGTTCAACACGCCTCCAACATTCGGAATCTACATCATCAGCTTGACCCTGAAATGGATCCAAGAGCAAGGCGGGTTGGAGAAAATTGGCGAGCGGAACGCTGCGAAAGCCGCGACTTTGTATTCATACCTCGACCAAAGCCAGCTTTTCAAAGCAACAGCCGACACGGACAGCCGTTCGAAGATGAATGTGTGCTTCGTCACCGGCGACGCGGACAAAGATGCCGCGTTCATCAAAGCTGCAACGGAAGCTGGTTTTGATGGACTCAAAGGACACCGCAGCGTCGGCGGAATGCGGGCTAGCATTTACAACGCCTTCGAGCCCCAAGACGTCGAAAGCCTCGTAGCGTTCATGCGAGACTTTGAACAGAAGAATGGCTAA